The DNA sequence TACAGGCAATCTCGGTGTTGTCGATGGCCTTGCGATTGAATGGGACAGCGGTTTAATATACTGGACAGACTACACTTACAAAAGAGTGGAAGTTGCTACACTACATGGAAAACATCGGAAAGTACTCATCCAAGGCGGCCTGAGTAACCCTCGGGGATTAGCGCTTTATCCAAAGAAAGGGTAAGTACTCTGCCGCCTGCCTAGTTTCCTGAAACACCATCActttaaaaactttcttttgtcaaCAGCATGTCATTACTGACCGATGCATGGAAGATTTGCTGGACGTCAGTTAACGAGACTAAGATAGTCGTAACGTCTTTTCCAATTTCTTTCAGGTTCTTGTTCTTGACCGACTGGGGTTATTCATCACCCAAAATCGAGCGAGCCACCCTAGCCGGAACACAAAGGACAGTGCTCGTTGACCTCCGAAACGTCACCCAGTACTGGCCAAATGCCGTTATTGTGGATTATAGAGAAGATCGCATCTACTGGATTGACGCATGGATTGACGCTATTGAATCGTGCGACTTATACGGAAAGCACAGACGCAAGCTGACAAGTCCTCTTCATCCCTCTTTCAACATGCACCCCTTTGATTTGACTGTTTACGATGACATCCTCTACTGGAGTGACTGGAACACTGATTCCATCGAGAGACTCAATTGGACGACTGCTGCTTATCTAGGTGGTCTCGGTGTTTTGACATCTGACCGGGTTTTCGGGGTTGCATTACTTGACGACTCAAGGCAACCCGCATCAGCaggtaaacaaaatcaaataacaCCGGTGTCTCGAACTCCACAAAATCCTTTACATGAAACGTAGGGAACAAAGAGGCAACAAAGATATTTAGGTGGCACAACGATCAAAGCACATTTATTGACGACAATCCTATTGATCGTTTAGCCTAACGACTTGGATTTGCTGGTGGGGATACACCGGCTGAGCCATTAGCTTGGCCCGTTAACCTCAGCTGGAGTGTCCGGGTGGAGCAATCTGTTCCACAAACCCTTCTCCACTGCATTACAAGGAGATGCTGGTACTCACGGAAAAATGCATTTCGATGATTGCATGGGGTCGGACGGCTCTCTTACCACCACAAAAAAGTTCTTGAAGTAGCTGTCAACTTTTGCTTCCGCTTTTGCTTACCTTTTCCGCTTCAGACAAATTGAACACTAATGGCCTATTTgcagtggccaattttggtttGGGTCAATCGGAATACTTTCACTAGATACTCACTTCTCTTATTTGGTGGCTAAGCGGAACTTCGAGTGCCTTACGACCGTTTGTGGTAACACACTGTAAGAGCTTATTATCgcttgttgaaagaaaaacgggTCTGTTCTTTCAAAGATTCCAGGATCTGTACAGTTTCCTTTTCCATAAGACGAGGGCCTCCTAGTTTAAGTCGCCTGAAATAACgaatgaaattaatgttttcaggAAACCAACTGTGCAAGGTTAATAACGGTGgctgcagtcacttgtgccTACTGACTCCCGGTGGATATCAGTGCGCATGTCCCGATGGCTTAGCACTGGACTCCCAAGGGACGACTTGTGCGACAGGTATGAGTAGTCCAAGCGTACTCCTTTTAATTTGAGGCAGTCCTCAATAAAAGTTCTAGAGAGTTTTTGATTCAGAGCAGAAAAGAACCTTATGCATGgcataaaaatgaaagattagcACTCAAGGAAGTTCTTCAAATAGGTGCCTGCGTTCTCGACCTGGTAGCGGAGGTAGCGGAAATACAAGTACTAGATCATCCGGCTTTTGCCGTAATTGATAGCACCTGAGTGGAAAAAAGTATCTTTCCACCTGTGTTTGCTGCATGCAAATGCTTCTGGTCGAGTTCGACGGCGTCCGTACAGATCGCATCAGCGCTGCATCAACTGACACTTATCCACATTAACCGTTTATCGACATGGCTTCAGTAGTAACAACATCTGCTCTCTTTTCCAGGAGTGGAAGCAGGATGCGCCGAgccttgtttgattttcagtACGACTGACAAGATCAACGCAATGGAGTTGGCTACCTCAAAAACAGTCACCTTCGTAGCCAACCTCAGCCGAGCAGTTGCTCTGGATGTCCACGTTAGTGAGCGAACCATTTACTGGAGCGATATCAATCGACGAGTCATTCAACGTATGAACTTGACCTCTGGGGTAATCGAGAATATAATTACAGGCAATCTCGGTGTTGTCGATGGCCTTGCGATTGAATGGGACAGCGGTTTAATATACTGGACAGACTACACTTACAAAAGAGTGGAAGTTGCTACACTACATGGAAAACATCGGAAAGTACTCATCCAAGGCGGCCTGAGTAACCCTCGGGGATTAGCGCTTTATCCAAAGAAAGGGTAAGTACTCTGCCGCCTGCCTAGTTTCCTGAAACACCATCActttaaaaactttcttttgtcaaCAGCATGTCATTACTGACCGATGCATGGAAGATTTGCTGGACGTCAGTTAACGAGACTAAGATAGTCGTAACGTCTTTTCCAATTTCTTTCAGGTTCTTGTTCTTGACCGACTGGGGTTATTCATCACCCAAAATCGAGCGAGCCACCCTAGCCGGAACACAAAGGACAGTGCTCGTTGACCTCCGAAACGTCACCCAGTACTGGCCAAATGCCGTTATTGTGGATTATAGAGAAGATCGCATCTACTGGATTGACGCATGGATTGACGCTATTGAATCGTGCGACTTATACGGAAAGCACAGACGCAAGCTGACAAGTCCTCTTCATCCCTCTTTCAA is a window from the Acropora palmata chromosome 1, jaAcrPala1.3, whole genome shotgun sequence genome containing:
- the LOC141894455 gene encoding low-density lipoprotein receptor 1-like; translated protein: MELATSKTVTFVANLSRAVALDVHVSERTIYWSDINRRVIQRMNLTSGVIENIITGNLGVVDGLAIEWDSGLIYWTDYTYKRVEVATLHGKHRKVLIQGGLSNPRGLALYPKKGFLFLTDWGYSSPKIERATLAGTQRTVLVDLRNVTQYWPNAVIVDYREDRIYWIDAWIDAIESCDLYGKHRRKLTSPLHPSFNMHPFDLTVYDDILYWSDWNTDSIERLNWTTAAYLGGLGVLTSDRVFGVALLDDSRQPASAGKQNQITPVSRTPQNPLHET
- the LOC141894517 gene encoding low-density lipoprotein receptor 1-like codes for the protein MELATSKTVTFVANLSRAVALDVHVSERTIYWSDINRRVIQRMNLTSGVIENIITGNLGVVDGLAIEWDSGLIYWTDYTYKRVEVATLHGKHRKVLIQGGLSNPRGLALYPKKGFLFLTDWGYSSPKIERATLAGTQRTVLVDLRNVTQYWPNAVIVDYREDRIYWIDAWIDAIESCDLYGKHRRKLTSPLHPSFNMHPFDLTVYDDILYWSDWNTDSIERLNWTTAAYLGGLGVLTSDRVFGVALLDDSRQPASAGKQNQITPVSRTPQNPLHET